A stretch of the Bacilli bacterium genome encodes the following:
- a CDS encoding electron transfer flavoprotein subunit beta/FixA family protein — protein MLHIVVCVKQVPDSREIRIDPKTNTLIRQGVPSIVNFYDLHGLEEALKIKDEHGARVTVVTMGPPPAEKALKECISLGADEAVLVTDRGFAGADTLATSYVIAQTIEKCGKEWGPVDIVFCGKQTLDGDTGQVGPGVACRLDLEQLTYVGKVVQVDPNARRVTVQRFLEDGIEVVETKMPVLITALKELNKVRRASLPGMIRAARYKPIVWTTADFPELDRSKIGLKGSPTIVAKTWVPEVKPANTKMLEGETPEALAAALADQLWAGELAQKLGL, from the coding sequence ATGCTGCACATTGTAGTTTGCGTCAAACAAGTGCCGGACAGCCGGGAAATCCGGATTGATCCGAAAACGAACACCCTCATCCGCCAGGGGGTGCCCAGCATCGTCAACTTTTACGACTTGCACGGGCTGGAAGAGGCGTTGAAGATCAAGGACGAACATGGAGCAAGGGTAACGGTTGTGACCATGGGCCCGCCACCGGCGGAGAAAGCGTTGAAGGAATGCATTTCGCTTGGCGCCGATGAAGCGGTGCTGGTGACGGATAGGGGGTTTGCCGGGGCGGACACCCTGGCGACGTCTTATGTCATTGCGCAGACGATTGAAAAATGCGGCAAAGAGTGGGGGCCGGTCGATATCGTTTTCTGCGGGAAACAGACGCTGGACGGCGATACGGGCCAGGTTGGACCGGGCGTAGCCTGCCGGCTTGATCTGGAGCAGTTGACCTATGTCGGCAAAGTGGTGCAGGTTGATCCGAACGCGCGCCGCGTGACGGTGCAACGGTTTCTGGAAGACGGCATTGAAGTGGTGGAAACGAAAATGCCGGTGCTGATTACCGCTTTGAAAGAATTGAATAAAGTGCGAAGGGCCTCCCTTCCCGGAATGATTCGGGCCGCCCGTTATAAGCCGATCGTTTGGACAACCGCCGACTTTCCCGAACTCGACCGAAGCAAAATCGGCTTGAAAGGATCGCCGACAATCGTCGCCAAAACCTGGGTGCCGGAAGTCAAGCCGGCAAACACAAAAATGCTGGAAGGGGAAACGCCGGAAGCTCTTGCCGCCGCTTTAGCCGACCAATTATGGGCGGGCGAATTGGCGCAAAAGCTTGGCTTATAG